One part of the Humulus lupulus chromosome 9, drHumLupu1.1, whole genome shotgun sequence genome encodes these proteins:
- the LOC133799374 gene encoding metalloendoproteinase 1-like: MASPFSFLKDVEGAKKGDKVHGIGDVKHYLQRFGYLEHHQHQQNHNHNHHRHRHRDHIHSHQDHDHHHNNHFDDALESAIRTYQINYKLEPTGILDQKMIFKMMQPRCAMPDITSNNNKTRMLEGMKWAQAHEYGLLYTFFPGAPRWLPSKFTLSFGFPDGTTSLAQNAIQRAFSIWSYNTHFRFIQAPFEVADIKVSFHSGDHGDGVPFDGPGGTLGHSFQPTIGVLHLDADENWVVGEAPYSFDLVSSALHEIGHTLGLMHSSDTDAIMYPILPMGETKGLNWNDVQGIRVLYNDLL, translated from the coding sequence ATGGCTTCTCCTTTTTCCTTCCTAAAAGACGTGGAAGGAGCTAAAAAAGGCGACAAGGTTCATGGCATTGGCGATGTCAAGCATTATCTACAGCGCTTTGGCTACTTAGAACATCATCAGCACCAACAAAATCACAATCACAATCACCATCGTCATCGTCATCGTGATCATATTCACAGTCACCAAGATCACGATCATCATCACAATAATCATTTTGATGATGCTCTGGAATCGGCCATCAGAACATACCAGATAAATTACAAACTCGAACCCACAGGGATTCTAGaccaaaaaatgatttttaagaTGATGCAACCCCGTTGCGCTATGCCAGATATCACAAGTAATAACAACAAAACTCGAATGCTTGAAGGCATGAAATGGGCCCAGGCCCACGAGTACGGCCTGCTTTACACTTTCTTCCCAGGAGCTCCGAGGTGGCTGCCGTCCAAATTCACTCTGTCATTCGGGTTCCCTGACGGTACGACGTCGTTGGCGCAAAACGCAATTCAGCGGGCCTTCTCTATTTGGAGCTACAACACTCACTTCAGGTTCATTCAAGCCCCATTCGAAGTGGCTGATATTAAAGTGAGCTTCCATAGTGGAGACCACGGAGACGGGGTTCCCTTTGATGGGCCTGGCGGAACCCTAGGCCACAGTTTTCAGCCGACGATAGGGGTTTTGCATTTGGATGCAGATGAGAATTGGGTGGTGGGGGAGGCTCCTTATTCTTTTGACCTTGTCTCGTCTGCTTTGCACGAAATCGGTCACACTCTTGGGCTCATGCATAGCTCGGATACTGATGCTATCATGTACCCCATTTTGCCCATGGGAGAAACCAAAGGTCTGAATTGGAATGATGTTCAAGGCATTCGTGTTTTATACAACGATCTTCTTTGA
- the LOC133800978 gene encoding probable purine permease 10 — protein MEEEVQLSIRAQEAKEGDSRGFANESNQPTSPQTRKFTLWVRIGVFSFFVLSGQAVATLLGRLYYERGGQSKWMATLVQLAGFPILLPYYFITTKRYKAKTKTNNITTSTATNSIQSKKPPTLIVISVYLVLGLIVAADCYLYSVGLMYLPVSTYSIICASQLAFNAFFSFFINSQKFTPYIINSLVLLTISSVLLVFEPDSEESSKVSKGKYALGFVCTVGASAGYGLVLSLTEFFMNKVLKKESFSVVMDVVVFQSLVATVAILVGLFASSEWSTLKEEMNEFELGKVSYVMTLSWIAIAWQVFFIGIMGLILEISSLFSNVISVFGSPIVPVMAVFFFHEKMDGIKAMALVLAIWGFVSYAYQNYLDDYSSKNDNLIRNGQSNASPHREKEVNG, from the exons ATGGAAGAAGAAGTTCAACTCAGCATCAGGG CTCAGGAAGCTAAGGAAGGAGATTCTCGAGGCTTTGCAAATGAATCCAACCAGCCAACCAGTCCTCAAACCAGAAAATTTACACTTTGGGTTCGAATTGGGGTCTTTTCATTCTTTGTTCTCTCTGGCCAGGCAGTAGCAACCTTATTAGGGAGATTGTATTATGAAAGAGGTGGACAGAGTAAATGGATGGCAACACTAGTTCAGCTAGCAGGCTTTCCAATTCTTCTTCCTTACTATTTCATCACAACAAAAAGGTACAAAGCCAAAACCAAAACAAATAACATCACTACTAGTACTGCCACTAATTCTATCCAATCAAAAAAGCCACCTACCTTAATTGTCATCTCAGTTTACTTGGTTCTTGGCCTAATTGTAGCAGCAGATTGCTATCTTTACTCTGTTGGTCTTATGTACCTTCCAGTATCAACCTACTCAATCATATGTGCATCCCAATTGGCCTTCAAtgctttcttctccttctttatCAATTCACAGAAGTTCACTCCTTACATAATCAACTCCCTAGTGCTTCTCACCATCTCTTCTGTCCTGCTCGTTTTCGAACCCGATTCTGAAGAATCCTCTAAAGTCTCAAAAGGGAAGTATGCACTTGGGTTTGTTTGCACTGTGGGTGCCTCTGCAGGGTATGGTTTGGTTCTCTCCTTGACAGAGTTTTTCATGAACAAAGTTCTTAAAAAGGAGAGCTTTTCAGTGGTCATGGATGTCGTAGTGTTTCAATCACTTGTGGCAACCGTTGCAATTCTTGTGGGACTTTTTGCAAGCAGTGAGTGGTCAACATTGAAAGAAGAAATGAATGAGTTTGAACTTGGGAAAGTTTCTTATGTAATGACATTATCATGGATAGCCATAGCATGGCAAGTTTTCTTCATTGGGATAATGGGTTTAATACTAGAGATCTCTTCTCTGTTCTCCAATGTCATCAGTGTTTTTGGTTCGCCTATTGTCCCTGTTATGGCTGTGTTTTTCTTCCATGAAAAGATGGATGGGATCAAGGCTATGGCTTTGGTTTTGGCTATTTGGGGCTTTGTTTCGTATGCTTATCAAAACTATCTTGACGATTACAGTTCCAAAAATGACAATTTGATTAGGAATGGTCAAAGCAATGCTTCACCACATAGAGAGAAAGAGGTGAACGGTTGA
- the LOC133799375 gene encoding purine permease 21-like, protein MEEVQEIQLSITCQEANEGDFHGYASESNQPTSPQSRKLTLWVRIGIYSLFVLSGQAVATLLGRLYYERGGQSKWLATLVQLAGFPILLPYYLFPTKKSKTKTNHNTTTHSTQSKKPSILLVASLYLVLGLIIAANCYLYSVGLMYLPVSTYSIICASQLGFNAFFSFFLNSQKFTPYIINSLVLLTISSVLLVFEPNSEESSKVSKGKYALGFVCTVGGSAGYGLVLSLTQFLMNKILKKEGFSVIVDVLVFESLVATVAILVGLFASSEWATLRKEMNEFDLGKVSYVMTLSWTAIIWQVFSIGLVGLILEVSSLFSNALSVLGLPIVPVLAVFFFHEKMDGIKVMSMVLAIWGFVSYAYQNYLDSHSSKNDNPISNSQSNTSPEKEING, encoded by the exons ATGGAAGAAGTTCAAGAAATTCAACTCAGCATCACTT GTCAAGAAGCTAATGAAGGAGATTTTCATGGCTATGCAAGTGAATCAAATCAGCCAACTAGTCCTCAAAGTAGAAAACTTACACTTTGGGTTCGAATTGGGATATATTCATTATTTGTTCTCTCTGGCCAAGCAGTAGCAACCTTATTAGGGAGATTGTATTATGAAAGAGGTGGACAGAGTAAATGGCTGGCAACACTTGTTCAGCTAGCAGGCTTTCCAATTCTTCTTCCTTACTATCTCTTCCCAACAAAAAAGAGTAAAACCAAAACCAATCACAACACTACCACTCATTCTACCCAATCAAAAAAACCATCTATCTTACTTGTTGCTTCACTTTACTTGGTTCTTGGCCTAATCATAGCAGCAAATTGTTATCTTTACTCTGTTGGTCTTATGTACCTTCCAGTATCAACCTACTCAATCATATGTGCATCCCAATTGGGCTTTAAtgctttcttctccttctttctcaacTCACAGAAATTCACTCCTTACATAATCAACTCCCTAGTACTTCTCACCATCTCTTCTGTTCTGCTCGTTTTCGAACCCAATTCTGAAGAATCTTCTAAAGTCTCAAAAGGGAAGTATGCACTTGGGTTTGTTTGCACTGTGGGTGGCTCTGCAGGGTATGGATTGGTTCTCTCCCTAACTCAGTTTCTCATGAACAAAATTCTGAAGAAGGAGGGCTTTTCAGTGATAGTGGATGTCTTGGTGTTTGAATCACTTGTGGCAACCGTTGCAATTCTTGTGGGACTTTTTGCAAGCAGTGAGTGGGCAACCTTGAGAAAAGAAATGAATGAGTTTGACCTTGGGAAAGTTTCATATGTCATGACTTTATCTTGGACAGCCATAATATGGCAAGTTTTCTCCATTGGTTTAGTGGGTTTAATACTAGAGGTCTCTTCCCTATTCTCCAATGCATTAAGTGTTTTGGGTTTGCCTATTGTCCCAGTTTTGGCAGTGTTTTTCTTCCATGAAAAGATGGATGGGATCAAGGTTATGTCTATGGTTTTGGCTATTTGGGGCTTTGTTTCATATGCTTATCAAAACTATCTTGACAGTCACAGTTCCAAGAATGACAACCCAATAAGCAATAGTCAAAGCAACACCTCACCTGAGAAAGAGATCAATGGTTGA